A genomic window from Haladaptatus caseinilyticus includes:
- a CDS encoding shikimate dehydrogenase — translation MDVYGLVGNPVGHSLSPPMHEAAYDELGIDARYVTFEPDAIGAAISGAQDLGIEGLNVTIPFKEDALSHVEPDPLADRIGAVNTIDFSGSAPPAGYNTDAEGARRAFERHDVSLAGTSAVVVGAGGAARAIAFMLADDGARVRIANRTVSRAESLAAVVPEASAHGLEALDDIVPDADILVNATSVGMEDDASPVPAETLHGDLAVMDAVYSPLETRLIREAADRGATTIDGAWMLLFQGVVAFETWTGRTAPVERMDAALRRRL, via the coding sequence ATGGACGTATATGGATTGGTCGGCAACCCCGTCGGCCACTCGCTGTCGCCGCCGATGCACGAGGCGGCCTACGACGAACTGGGAATCGATGCGCGCTACGTCACCTTCGAACCCGATGCTATCGGGGCAGCTATCTCCGGTGCACAAGACCTCGGCATCGAGGGACTGAACGTGACGATTCCGTTCAAAGAGGATGCGCTCTCGCACGTCGAACCCGATCCGCTCGCGGACCGGATCGGGGCGGTGAACACGATCGACTTTTCGGGCTCGGCACCGCCAGCCGGCTATAATACGGATGCTGAGGGGGCGCGCCGCGCCTTCGAGCGCCACGACGTGTCGCTTGCGGGGACGTCAGCGGTCGTCGTCGGCGCGGGCGGCGCGGCACGGGCAATCGCGTTTATGCTGGCGGATGACGGGGCGCGCGTTCGAATCGCCAATCGGACCGTTTCGCGCGCCGAATCGCTGGCGGCGGTTGTCCCGGAGGCGAGTGCACATGGATTGGAGGCACTCGACGACATCGTTCCGGACGCAGATATCCTCGTCAATGCCACGAGCGTCGGGATGGAGGACGACGCGTCGCCCGTCCCGGCCGAGACGCTTCACGGGGACCTCGCGGTGATGGATGCGGTGTACAGTCCGCTCGAAACCCGACTGATCCGAGAGGCGGCGGATCGTGGCGCGACGACCATCGATGGCGCTTGGATGCTCCTGTTTCAAGGAGTCGTCGCGTTTGAAACCTGGACCGGACGAACTGCTCCGGTCGAGCGAATGGACGCCGCCTTGCGAAGACGCCTTTAA
- a CDS encoding helix-hairpin-helix domain-containing protein, whose amino-acid sequence MGLITRLKSLLGLGDERSKTRQRDSGVTIEREPTEAREQADASSERAVKQTENEVATGESPESDTSVSTEDLVDADEPTDHIEEAEPENAAEPAEATGPSAQAGQPAQTEATEPEPEPEELTEEGEVESKSADDERASETDETEPETTDESEMTEPEAAEPESTESEPDVEAGRPLEDVKGIGPAYADRLRNAGVDDAAQLAVADSEELAEKTDLSAKRIEGWIERAKSM is encoded by the coding sequence ATGGGGCTTATCACACGGCTGAAATCGTTGCTCGGTCTTGGCGATGAGCGTTCGAAAACGCGCCAGCGCGACTCCGGCGTTACGATAGAACGCGAACCGACCGAAGCGAGAGAACAAGCGGACGCGTCGAGCGAGCGGGCAGTGAAGCAAACTGAGAACGAGGTAGCGACCGGCGAGTCCCCGGAATCGGACACCAGCGTTTCGACGGAGGACCTCGTCGATGCGGATGAACCGACGGACCACATCGAGGAAGCCGAACCCGAGAACGCTGCGGAACCAGCCGAGGCAACCGGACCGAGTGCACAAGCAGGACAGCCTGCCCAAACCGAGGCGACGGAGCCCGAACCGGAACCGGAGGAGCTCACCGAGGAGGGGGAAGTCGAATCGAAATCCGCCGACGACGAACGGGCATCCGAAACCGACGAAACCGAACCGGAAACCACGGACGAATCCGAGATGACGGAACCGGAGGCAGCGGAACCAGAATCGACGGAATCAGAACCGGACGTGGAAGCGGGCCGTCCGCTTGAGGATGTGAAAGGAATCGGCCCAGCGTACGCCGACCGCCTTCGAAATGCGGGCGTGGACGATGCGGCGCAGTTGGCGGTCGCCGATTCCGAGGAACTCGCGGAGAAAACCGATCTCTCGGCGAAGCGAATCGAAGGCTGGATAGAGCGTGCAAAATCGATGTGA
- a CDS encoding anthranilate synthase component I family protein, which yields MVVTSRSAYREVARDAPIGARVPVEVRVEVDDPFLAYRRARDGTGGFYLATTGGQSGWGYFGIEPSERLQTHSNAESVSGGSGPSLGALAGVLDGEELARGDCDVPFPCGLFGWISYDLVRELETLPGIAVDDRTLPQLQFGLYDRVAAWEANRSDADGSAGTTLRVTACPRLDDPDETYDEARETALELAHSAIDGNEGVGNPPTDERGPFVSSCGREAFAERVQAVRQYIRDGETFQANISQRLEAPASVHPVEAFDALRRVNPAPYSGLLEFPGVDLVSASPELLLDVEGNRVRTEPIAGTRKRGDTPAEDTELEADLLGDEKERAEHAMLVDLERNDLGKIAEYGSVEVTDYRRVDRYSEVMHLVSDVVGRRRPDVGLTDAIAAVFPGGTITGAPKPRTMEIIDELESTRRGPYTGSIGMLGFDDRATLNIVIRTLVRFRDEYHLRVGAGIVHDSVPELEYEETLRKGKALVRAIDEALEHEDGFSVE from the coding sequence GTGGTCGTCACCTCGCGGTCCGCGTACCGCGAGGTGGCCCGCGACGCACCGATCGGTGCGAGAGTCCCCGTCGAAGTTCGCGTCGAGGTCGACGACCCCTTCCTCGCGTATCGGCGGGCACGGGACGGAACTGGCGGCTTTTATTTGGCGACGACGGGGGGACAGTCCGGATGGGGCTACTTCGGTATCGAACCGAGCGAGCGATTGCAAACGCATTCGAACGCGGAGTCCGTATCCGGTGGTTCGGGCCCGAGCCTCGGCGCGCTGGCTGGCGTTCTCGACGGCGAGGAACTCGCTCGCGGCGATTGCGATGTTCCGTTTCCCTGCGGCCTGTTCGGGTGGATTTCCTACGACCTCGTGCGCGAACTGGAAACGCTTCCGGGCATTGCTGTGGACGACCGTACCCTACCGCAACTCCAGTTCGGACTGTACGATCGCGTTGCGGCGTGGGAGGCGAATCGGTCGGACGCCGACGGTTCGGCGGGAACGACCCTTCGGGTTACGGCCTGCCCCCGACTCGACGATCCCGACGAGACCTACGACGAAGCTCGAGAAACGGCGCTGGAATTGGCACACTCCGCGATAGATGGTAACGAAGGTGTCGGAAACCCACCGACTGACGAGCGAGGGCCGTTCGTGAGCAGTTGCGGGCGGGAGGCCTTTGCGGAGCGCGTGCAGGCGGTCAGACAGTATATTCGCGACGGCGAGACGTTTCAGGCAAACATCTCCCAGCGACTCGAAGCACCCGCGAGCGTGCATCCAGTCGAAGCCTTCGATGCACTCCGACGGGTAAATCCCGCGCCGTACTCCGGATTACTCGAATTTCCGGGCGTAGATTTGGTGAGTGCCAGTCCGGAACTCCTGCTCGACGTGGAGGGTAACCGGGTTCGCACGGAACCCATTGCGGGGACGCGAAAACGCGGGGATACACCCGCAGAGGACACGGAGCTCGAAGCCGACCTGCTCGGCGACGAGAAAGAGCGTGCCGAACACGCGATGCTGGTCGATTTGGAACGAAACGACCTCGGAAAAATCGCCGAGTATGGCTCCGTCGAAGTGACCGACTATCGTCGGGTCGATAGATACTCGGAGGTGATGCACCTCGTCTCGGACGTCGTCGGGCGTCGTCGCCCCGACGTCGGACTGACGGACGCGATCGCGGCGGTGTTCCCTGGAGGGACCATCACGGGCGCACCAAAGCCTCGGACCATGGAGATCATCGACGAATTGGAATCGACGCGGCGAGGACCGTACACGGGTAGCATCGGCATGCTTGGCTTCGACGACCGTGCGACCCTTAATATCGTCATTCGGACGTTGGTTCGGTTTCGTGATGAGTATCACCTTCGCGTCGGGGCCGGAATCGTACACGATTCCGTGCCGGAACTGGAATACGAGGAGACGCTTCGAAAAGGGAAAGCGCTGGTGCGTGCCATCGACGAGGCTCTGGAGCACGAGGATGGGTTTTCGGTCGAGTGA
- a CDS encoding anthranilate synthase component II: MIFVIDNYDSFVYNLVQFVGEFAAEVVVRRNDAIDIEGIRELDPDGIVVSPGPGTPDDAGVSVPLFRETTYPTLGVCLGHQALCAANGAPVVHAPDVVHGKSSIVTHDGEGIFAGLPEMIEVGRYHSLAVERDDLPDGLIETAQTADDCRTVMGVRHADRPHIGVQFHPESILTDGGKRLVRNFCELCKTRDESERGESCNSM, from the coding sequence ATGATCTTCGTCATCGACAACTACGACTCGTTCGTCTACAACCTCGTCCAATTCGTGGGTGAGTTCGCCGCGGAGGTCGTCGTTCGGCGAAACGATGCCATCGATATCGAGGGGATCCGTGAGCTCGATCCGGACGGTATCGTCGTCTCCCCCGGTCCCGGAACGCCCGACGACGCAGGCGTTTCGGTGCCTCTCTTCCGGGAAACGACGTACCCCACACTCGGTGTCTGTCTGGGTCATCAAGCACTCTGTGCGGCTAACGGTGCACCAGTGGTTCACGCCCCCGACGTCGTCCACGGAAAGTCGTCGATAGTAACCCATGATGGCGAGGGTATTTTCGCCGGGCTACCCGAGATGATCGAAGTCGGACGGTATCACTCGCTCGCAGTCGAACGAGACGACCTCCCCGACGGACTGATCGAGACGGCCCAAACCGCGGACGATTGTCGAACCGTTATGGGAGTTCGCCACGCCGACCGTCCCCACATCGGCGTACAGTTCCATCCCGAGAGTATCCTGACTGACGGTGGAAAACGACTGGTTCGGAACTTCTGTGAACTGTGCAAGACGCGAGACGAAAGCGAGAGAGGTGAGTCGTGCAATTCCATGTGA